The genomic window CTCCGCGAGTTTCTCGACGATGGCGCGGGTGTCATCGTCCTTGTCCGGGTCGTGCGCGGAGTCAACGACCAATGCCAAAACATCCGCCTCTTCCGCTCCGCCCCAAGCAGCCGCGATCATGGCGCGATCGAGCCTCCGGCGCGGCCGGAACAGACCGGGCGTGTCGACGAAGGCGATCTGCGCGTCGCCGATGGTGCGGATGCCGAGAACGCGGGATCGCGTCGTCTGCACTTTGGGCGAGACGATGCTGACCTTGGTGCCGGTCAGCCGATTGACCAGGGTCGACTTGCCGACGTTGGGCGCGCCGAGGATGGCGACGAAGCCGGCCCGTCGGTTCGGCGCGCTCATGAACGGCCGCGCGCGCCGGACTCCAGGCGCGCCAGCAATTTCGCGGCGGCATCCTGTTCCGCGGCTCGTTTCGACGGTCCTTCGCCGCGCGCGGGCGCGTGGCCCTTGATGGCGGCCTGGATCTCGAATTGCGGCGCGTGCGCGGGGCCGCTGCGGCCGACCTCGCGATAGCCGGGCAGCGGCAAGCCGCGGCCTTGTGCCCACTCCTGAAGCGCGGACTTGGCGTCCTTGGGCGGCGGCAGAGCGTCGTCGAGCCGGCCTTGCCAGTGCGGCGCAACGAAGCATTCGGCTGCCTTCAAGCCGCCGTCGAGAAAAATCGCCGCGATCAGGGCCTCGCAGGCATCGGCGAGCATTCCGGCGCGGCCGCGCCGCAACGCCTCGGGCGCCTCGCGGGCGAGTTTTAGGTCGCGCTCCAGATCGAGGGATTCGGCGACCTCGGTCAGGGTTTCGCGTCGTACCGCGGCGACGAAGCGGCGCGCGAGCGCGGCCTCGGTCTCGTTGGGAAAACGTCGGTACAACATGTCGGCGACGATCAGGCCGAGCACCCGGTCGCCGAGGAACTCCAGGCGTTCATTGGAGTCGATTCCGCCCGCGACCGCAGCGTGGGTGAGCGCGAGCCGCAACAAGCCGGGATCGTGAAAGCGGTATCCGATCCGGCCTTCGAGGGTATCGGGCGCCGATCGCGACGGAGCCTTGCGTTTGGAGGTCCGCCGGGTTTTTCCGCGC from Rhodospirillales bacterium includes these protein-coding regions:
- the rnc gene encoding ribonuclease III is translated as MARGKTRRTSKRKAPSRSAPDTLEGRIGYRFHDPGLLRLALTHAAVAGGIDSNERLEFLGDRVLGLIVADMLYRRFPNETEAALARRFVAAVRRETLTEVAESLDLERDLKLAREAPEALRRGRAGMLADACEALIAAIFLDGGLKAAECFVAPHWQGRLDDALPPPKDAKSALQEWAQGRGLPLPGYREVGRSGPAHAPQFEIQAAIKGHAPARGEGPSKRAAEQDAAAKLLARLESGARGRS